In Eubalaena glacialis isolate mEubGla1 chromosome 4, mEubGla1.1.hap2.+ XY, whole genome shotgun sequence, one DNA window encodes the following:
- the RGL3 gene encoding ral guanine nucleotide dissociation stimulator-like 3 isoform X6: protein MERTTSKELALAPLQDWGEETEDGAVYSVSLRRQRSQRLSPGAGPRGTQAHSPGADTFLHYRTSKVRALRAARLERLLRELVSGDREQDPGFVPAFLATHRAFVPTARVLSLLLPPPPPPLPPGVEIKKTEGRDLTFNKNLRAVVSVLGSWLRDYPQDFWDPPAHSDLGSVCTFLGWAAPSGAEAREAEKLLGDFLKDAEPQQEEEEQSQTWAGHPGVAQIPRPDSPVGCLEEVEGLVREGPELLDFSVDDVAEQLTLMDAELFSRVRPFECLGSVWSQRDRPGATGTASTVRATVTQFNTVTGCVLGSVLGSPGLAAPQRAQRLEKWIRIAQRCRELRNFSSLRAILSALQSNPIYRLKRSWGAVSREPLSTFRKLSQIFSDENNHLSSREILSQEEATEENAPPGSLPSKLPPGPIPYLGTFLTDLVMLDTALPDMLEGDLINFEKRRKEWEILAHIQQLQRRCQSYCLSSHLPILAALRTQRQLSEEQSYRISRVIEPPAASCPSSPRIRRRISLTKRLRSCPEREAHPLVGVPRIPHLPPPVCPQHPPHPVREPGTLLPAVLRPLQGPRAPAPSCH from the exons ATGGAGCGGACAACGAGCAAGGAGCTCGCCCTG gcgccgctgcaggacTGGGGCGAGGAGACCGAGGACGGCGCGGTGTACAGTGTCTCCCTGCGGCGGCAGCGCAGTCAGCGCTTGAGTCCGGGAGCAGGGCCTCGGGGCACCCAG GCCCACAGCCCCGGTGCCGACACCTTCCTCCATTACCGCACCAGCAAGGTGCGGGCGCTGAGGGCAGCGCGGCTGGAGCGGCTGTTGCGGGAGTTGGTGTCTGGAGACCGCGAGCAGGACCCAGGCTTCGTGCCTGCCTTCCTGGCCACCCACCGGGCCTTTGTGCCCACTGCCCGCGTGCTGAGCCTTCTcctgccaccgccgccgccgcccctgcCGCCGGG GGTAGAGATCAAGAAGACAGAGGGAAGAGATCTGACCTTCAACAAGAACCTGAG GGCTGTGGTGTCAGTGCTGGGCTCCTGGCTGCGGGACTACCCTCAGGATTTCTGGGACCCCCCTGCCCACTCGGACCTAGGCAGTGTTTGCACCTTTCTGGGCTGGGCAGCCCCATCAGGGGCTGAGGCCCGGGAGGCAGAAAAGCTGCTGGGAGATTTCCTGAAGGATGCTGAGCCacagcaggaagaagaggagcaGTCCCAGACATGGGCAG GACATCCAGGGGTTGCCCAGATACCCCGTCCAGACTCCCCGGTAGGCTGCTTGGAAGAGGTGGAAGGACTCGTGCGGGAAGGTCCTGAGCTCCTGGACTTCAGTGTAGACGACGTGGCCGAGCAGCTGACCCTGATGGATGCG GAGCTCTTCTCGCGCGTGCGGCCCTTCGAGTGCCTGGGCTCCGTGTGGTCGCAGCGGGACCGGCCGGGGGCCACAGGCACCGCCTCCACTGTGCGCGCCACTGTGACCCAGTTCAACACAGTGACCGGCTGCGTGCTGGGCTCGGTGCTCGGGTCGCCGGGCCTGGCCGCCCCGCAGAGGGCGCAGCGGCTAGAGAAGTGGATCCGCATCGCGCAG CGCTGCCGGGAACTGCGGAACTTCTCCTCCCTGCGCGCCATTCTGTCCGCCCTGCAGTCTAACCCCATCTACCGGCTCAAGCGCAGCTGGGGTGCCGTGAGCCG GGAACCGTTATCCACTTTCAGGAAACTTTCGCAGATTTTTTCCGATGAGAACAACCACCTCAGCAGCAGAGAGATTCTCTCCCAG gagGAGGCTACCGAGGAGAATGCCCCCCCAGGAAGCCTACCCTCA AAACTGCCCCCAGGCCCCATCCCCTACCTTGGCACCTTTCTCACGGACCTGGTTATGCTGGATACAGCCCTGCCGGACATGCTGGAG GGGGATCTCATCAACtttgagaagaggaggaag GAGTGGGAGATCCTGGCCCACATCCAGCAGCTGCAGAGGCGCTGTCAGAGCTACTGCctgagctcccacctgcccatcCTGGCTGCCCTGCGCACCCAGCGCCAGCTCAGCGAGGAGCAGAG CTACCGCATCTCCCGGGTCATTGAGCCACCGGCCgcctcctgccccagctccccACGCATCCGGCGGCGAATCAGCCTCACCAAGCGCCTCA GAAGCTGTCCCGAGAGAGAGGCTCATCCCCTGGTGGGAGTCCCAAGGATCCCTCATCTTCCACCTCCAG TCTGTCCCCAGCATCCCCCCCATCCAGTCCGAGAACCAGGGACCCTCCTCCCGGCAGTCCTCCGGCCTCTCCAGGGCCCCAGGGCCCCAGCACCAAG CTGCCACTGA